A stretch of the Myxococcus guangdongensis genome encodes the following:
- the nagZ gene encoding beta-N-acetylhexosaminidase, giving the protein MVGFPGTRVDADLASLMDDGIYGAILFKRNVGTAQETAALCHELKVRAGRPFILSVDQEGGRVARLRGAPFTPLPPMRELGQRGDAGVVERVGRLLAHELRAVGFDWDFAPVLDVDTNPANPVIGDRSFSRDAEEVARLGVALARGLEAGGVASCGKHFPGHGDTMTDSHLTLPRLPHDLERLRRVELVPFRAFAQARLASLMTAHVMFDALDKDMPATMSERVLTGVLRQELGFDGVLVSDDLEMKAIAAHYSVEEAAVRGTLAGVDLFLVCHQVDVQRRAIEAVVKAVESGRIPRERITEAHRRLDALSARFAHPAEDRIATLGGAEHLALAQGLDSSFAGKDPTEVMLASR; this is encoded by the coding sequence ATGGTGGGCTTTCCTGGAACCCGCGTCGACGCCGACCTGGCGTCGTTGATGGACGACGGCATCTACGGCGCCATCCTGTTCAAGCGCAACGTGGGCACGGCCCAGGAGACGGCGGCGCTGTGCCACGAACTCAAGGTGCGCGCGGGCCGGCCGTTCATCCTCTCCGTGGACCAGGAGGGTGGACGCGTGGCCCGGCTGCGCGGCGCGCCGTTCACCCCCCTGCCGCCGATGCGGGAGCTGGGACAGCGCGGGGACGCGGGCGTCGTGGAGCGCGTGGGGCGGCTGCTCGCCCACGAGCTGCGCGCGGTGGGCTTCGACTGGGATTTCGCGCCGGTGCTGGACGTGGACACCAATCCGGCCAACCCCGTCATCGGCGACCGGAGCTTCAGCCGGGACGCGGAGGAGGTGGCGCGGCTGGGCGTGGCGCTCGCTCGCGGGCTCGAGGCGGGAGGTGTCGCGTCCTGCGGCAAGCACTTCCCCGGGCATGGCGACACGATGACGGACAGCCACCTGACGCTGCCCCGGCTGCCGCACGACCTGGAGCGGCTGCGGCGCGTGGAGCTGGTGCCCTTCCGCGCCTTCGCGCAGGCGCGACTGGCGTCGCTGATGACGGCGCATGTCATGTTCGATGCGTTGGACAAGGACATGCCCGCGACGATGAGCGAGCGCGTGCTGACGGGCGTGCTGCGACAGGAGCTGGGGTTCGATGGGGTGCTCGTCAGTGATGACCTGGAGATGAAGGCCATCGCCGCGCACTACTCCGTGGAGGAGGCCGCGGTGCGCGGCACGCTCGCGGGGGTGGACCTGTTCCTCGTGTGCCATCAGGTGGACGTGCAGCGGCGCGCCATCGAGGCGGTGGTGAAGGCGGTGGAGTCCGGACGGATTCCGCGCGAGCGCATCACCGAGGCGCATCGCCGGCTGGATGCGCTCTCCGCGCGCTTCGCGCACCCGGCGGAGGACCGCATCGCCACGCTCGGCGGGGCCGAGCATCTGGCCCTGGCCCAGGGGCTCGACAGCTCGTTCGCGGGCAAGGACCCGACCGAGGTCATGCTCGCGTCGCGCTGA